A part of Escherichia marmotae genomic DNA contains:
- the hcp gene encoding type VI secretion system effector Hcp — translation MAIPVYLWLKDDGGADIKGSVDVQDREGSIEVVAQEHNLYIPIDNNTGKLTGTRIHTPFLFTKEIDSSSPYLYKAVTTGQTLKSAEFKWYKINDAGQEVEYFNTKLENVKVVKVNPVMHDIKDPSFEKHNHLEQIELRYEKITWTYKDGNIIHSDSWNERATA, via the coding sequence ATGGCAATTCCTGTTTATCTTTGGCTGAAGGACGATGGCGGCGCGGACATCAAAGGGTCTGTGGACGTTCAGGATCGTGAAGGCAGCATCGAAGTGGTGGCTCAGGAACACAACCTGTACATCCCGATTGATAACAACACAGGCAAGCTGACCGGCACCCGAATCCACACTCCGTTCCTGTTTACCAAGGAAATCGATTCCTCCAGCCCATACCTGTACAAGGCGGTGACCACCGGACAGACCCTCAAGTCTGCAGAATTCAAGTGGTACAAAATTAACGATGCGGGTCAGGAGGTCGAGTACTTCAACACTAAGCTCGAGAACGTAAAAGTGGTGAAGGTGAATCCTGTCATGCACGACATCAAAGATCCTTCTTTCGAGAAGCACAACCACCTTGAGCAGATCGAACTGCGCTACGAAAAAATCACCTGGACCTACAAAGACGGCAACATCATTCATTCCGATTCATGGAACGAACGCGCTACAGCGTAA
- a CDS encoding OmpA family protein → MREVYRSLLTVLAGVLALWLILGFWPLSAGSRVALSLLVILVCGVMLWHQYRTSQIQAPAFGESLPTEDFQGAVILVCGDNRALFAEGVQHRETRQGWYLWVKDAEQLPLLAQYLSQIRPALVSQISVLLAVLPERHTSDADLTQSLRGWQRAVMQCRAATGQLPPLWVVSWLSPPAASVDAEPVWFTTVSQRAGLQVYQPGQGNLSLSDWTRETASGEWLSRLSQILWLDSGLAWLNSAVNSLLSERQGELPALKPCVQGLCMVPVSGLAGNLWQQHIASVTALPPDTVENGELLPLPDLLLSALPRRRGVSRRMVFWRYAGLLGGIFLALAILASWCNNQRLIRNVGDHLALYHHLTDIPLTPTLQVQQRLRADGALLDDWQQRGEPVRYRFGLYQGQRLIPAVEAVVNDQVLPPSLSPSSLPVIKKIVQGPKTIRLDSMSLFDSGKSALKAGSTKMLVNSLVGVKAMPGWLIVVAGHTDNTGNAQRNQTLSQKRAEAVRDWMHDTGDVPESCFAVQGYGESRPLATNDTPEGRALNRRVEISLVSQANACQMPGHTLASSQDDAASQHNRE, encoded by the coding sequence ATGCGTGAGGTTTACCGGAGTCTGTTAACCGTCCTGGCGGGTGTGCTGGCATTGTGGCTTATCCTGGGGTTCTGGCCGCTGTCGGCCGGGAGTCGCGTGGCGCTCAGCCTGCTGGTTATTCTGGTATGTGGGGTGATGCTCTGGCATCAGTACCGGACATCACAGATACAGGCTCCGGCGTTCGGGGAGTCACTGCCCACGGAGGATTTTCAGGGGGCTGTCATTCTGGTGTGTGGTGATAACCGCGCGCTTTTTGCTGAGGGGGTACAGCATCGTGAAACCCGTCAGGGCTGGTATCTGTGGGTAAAAGATGCAGAGCAACTGCCATTGCTGGCTCAATACCTGAGTCAGATTCGCCCGGCTCTGGTGTCACAGATCTCTGTGTTGCTGGCGGTTCTGCCTGAACGTCATACATCTGACGCTGACTTAACTCAAAGTCTGCGTGGTTGGCAGCGTGCCGTGATGCAATGCCGCGCTGCAACCGGACAACTCCCACCGTTGTGGGTAGTGAGCTGGCTGTCACCGCCTGCCGCCAGTGTTGATGCAGAGCCAGTCTGGTTTACCACTGTTAGCCAACGGGCAGGACTCCAGGTGTATCAACCAGGTCAGGGCAATTTGTCGCTGAGCGACTGGACTCGGGAAACGGCTTCGGGCGAGTGGCTGTCCCGCCTGAGCCAGATACTGTGGCTTGACAGTGGACTTGCCTGGCTGAACTCCGCTGTTAACAGCTTGCTGTCGGAGCGTCAGGGAGAACTGCCCGCTCTGAAGCCTTGTGTTCAAGGGTTGTGCATGGTTCCCGTGAGCGGTCTCGCCGGTAACCTCTGGCAACAACACATTGCCTCTGTTACTGCGCTGCCACCTGATACAGTGGAGAACGGTGAGCTTTTGCCGTTGCCTGATCTACTGCTGTCGGCGCTGCCGCGTCGTCGTGGCGTCAGTCGCCGGATGGTGTTCTGGCGCTACGCCGGGCTGTTGGGAGGCATTTTCCTTGCGCTGGCGATACTGGCGTCCTGGTGTAACAACCAGCGTTTGATCCGCAATGTCGGTGACCATCTTGCCTTATACCACCATCTCACCGACATCCCTCTCACACCTACACTCCAGGTGCAGCAGCGTCTGCGCGCTGATGGCGCTCTGCTGGATGACTGGCAGCAGCGCGGTGAACCTGTGCGCTATCGCTTCGGGTTATATCAGGGGCAGCGTCTGATACCTGCTGTTGAAGCCGTCGTAAATGATCAGGTGCTACCACCATCACTATCACCATCCTCGCTGCCGGTTATCAAAAAAATTGTCCAGGGACCAAAGACTATCCGCCTTGACAGCATGTCGCTGTTCGATTCCGGCAAATCGGCGCTGAAAGCCGGATCCACCAAAATGTTGGTTAATTCGCTGGTGGGCGTCAAGGCCATGCCGGGCTGGCTGATTGTGGTCGCCGGTCATACGGATAACACCGGCAATGCACAACGAAATCAGACGCTTTCTCAGAAACGTGCCGAAGCGGTGCGCGACTGGATGCATGACACCGGTGACGTGCCGGAAAGCTGTTTTGCGGTGCAGGGCTATGGCGAAAGCCGCCCGCTCGCAACTAATGATACCCCGGAAGGCCGTGCGCTCAACCGCCGTGTCGAAATCAGTCTGGTATCGCAGGCTAATGCCTGTCAGATGCCAGGTCACACCCTGGCGTCATCACAGGATGATGCCGCATCACAACATAATAGAGAGTAA